From Oncorhynchus mykiss isolate Arlee chromosome 6, USDA_OmykA_1.1, whole genome shotgun sequence, the proteins below share one genomic window:
- the LOC110525230 gene encoding BRI3-binding protein: MKGMKPHLILLLLFASLLCAETARSRKDSTNQNSFRRAANGFYQMLSNIFGEDNIRGLYKFFSKTTERFVHGVDSFLDTIWKMWTDLLDVMGIDASNLSHYFSPTSLTNSPARALLLVAAVLVAYWFLSLFLGGFFYLLHIVFGRFFWLARVTLFALSCLYILQKFEGDPERAVLPLCFVMAVYFMTGPVGAYWRRGGGTASLEEKINHLDTQIRLLNIRLSRVIDSLERAGEK; this comes from the exons ATGAAGGGAATGAAACCGCACCTCATTCTGTTGCTGCTCTTCGCGTCTTTGCTTTGTGCAGAGACGGCCAGAAGCCGGAAAGATTCCACCAACCAGAATAGTTTCAGAAGGGCGGCTAACGGATTCTACCAAATGTTAAGCAATATTTTTGGAGAGGACAACATCAGAGGTCTTTACAAG TTCTTCTCCAAGACGACGGAACGCTTTGTCCATGGCGTCGACTCTTTCCTGGACACTATTTGGAAGATGTGGACAGATCTGTTGGATGTGATGGGCATTGATG cctccAACCTGAGCCACTACTTCAGCCCAACGTCTTTGACAAACTCCCCGGCTCGTGCCCTGCTCCTAGTGGCTGCTGTGTTGGTGGCTTACTggttcctctccctgtttctgGGGGGATTCTTCTACCTGCTGCACATCGTATTTGGCCGCTTCTTCTGGCTGGCCCGAGTTACACTCTTTGCCCTCTCTTGCCTGTATATCTTGCAGAAGTTTGAGGGGGACCCCGAGCGTGCTGTGCTCCCTCTCTGCTTCGTAATGGCTGTGTACTTCATGACGGGGCCTGTGGGGGCGTACTGGCGTAGAGGTGGGGGTACTGCCTCTCTGGAGGAGAAGATCAATCACCTGGACACCCAGATCCGCTTGCTCAACATCCGGCTGAGCAGGGTCATCGACAGCCTGGAGCGCGCCGGGGAGAAGTAG